GCTCCCTAGCGAGCCTAGCCTTTCCCTCAGGAGTGCGATAGAAGTCCAGTCTCTCTTTGGCCCTTTCGAGCTCCCGAGTCAGAGACTTGACCTCCTCCTCGCTCTGAGACAAGGTCTCTTTCAGGAACTGAACCCTGGACCACTCCCTCAACAGGGCGGTGGAGAGGACCGCCATAATAAGCCCCACAATGGCCCAGAAGAGGACCCATCGTATCGGGACCAAGGGATCTACATCCTATCAGGCGCCGATATCCCCAGGATTTGGAGGCCATTAGCCAGGACGACCTGGGAAGCCTTGACCAGGAGTATTCTAGAAGGTCTCTTAGGATCGTCGTCGAGCACCCTGTGGGCGTTGTAGAAAGAGTGGAAATCCCCCGCCAGGTCGTGAAGGTAGTTCACCAATCTGTGGGGAGCCAGCTCAGAGGCAGCTTTCTCTATCTCCTCAGGGAACATGGAGAGCCGGGTGACCAGCTTCTTCTCCTCGGAGCTGTTGAGATGGTCTTCATTTAACTCGCTGTGGTCGGGGAATCTTATCCCACGGTCCTCCAGTGTCCTGATTATGCTGGACATTCTGGCGTTTGCGTACTGGACGTAAAAGACCGGGTTGTCCGAGGACTCCCGTTTAGCCAGTTCGAGGTCGAAGTCCAGATGGCTATCGCACCTGCGCATAACGAAGTAGTATCTCGTGGCGTCCACACCAACCTCGTCAATGACGTCGGACAGAGTGACGAACTGGCCGGATCTGGTGGACATAGAGACCTGATCGCCGTCCCTCAGGAGGTTTACGAACTGGATCAGGGCGACGGTGAAGTTATCCGCGGACTTGCCGAGGGCCTCGATCGCTGCTCTCATTCTGGGAACGTAGCCGTGGTGATCGGCACCCCATACGTCTATTGCCCTGTCGAAACCTCGATCGAACTTGTTTTTGTGATAAGCCACGTCGGAGGCAAAATAGGTAGGGACCCCGTTTGATCGGAAAAGCACCCTGTCTTTGTCGTCGTCGAAGTCGGTGGACCTAAACCACACTGCTCCTCCTTCGTCGTAGGCGTATCCCCTTTCCCTCAATGTACCAACGGCGTTCTGGACCAATTCGTCGGTGTAAAGGGTTTTCTCGGAAAACCAACGGTCAAACCTCACACCGAATCGATCGAGATCCTTTTTTATACCCTCCAGTATTACGTCACAGGAGTAGGAGGTGAAAAAGGGCAGGCTTTCCTCCAAAGGTTTGTCCAAAAGGGCCTCTCCCTCTTTTTCTATAACGTCCCTGGCCAGGTCGTAGATGTAGTCGCCTTTATAGCCGTCTTCGGGGAAGGGAGCCTCAGCAGCTCTACCTAACAGCTCAAAGTATCTCGACTGGGTCGATTTTCCCAGGTTCGACATCTGAAGGCCGGCGTCGTTTACGTAATACTCCTTTTCGACGGTCCATCCGGCGAAAGCCAGTATGTTTCCGATTATGTCCCCAACCGCCGCACCTCTGCCGTGTCCGACGTGTAGTGGACCAGTCGGGTTGGCACTGACAAACTCGACTTGGACCTTTCGACCTTTACCTAGATCGCATCGACCGTATCCCTCGCCATCTTTGAGTACCGAAGATACTACCGTAGCTATCCAGCGATCCGCTAAAAAGAAGTTGATGAACCCAGGACCGGCGACCTCCACCGATTTTATATGGCTATCCGACCTGAGCCTGTCCACAAGGGCGGTAGCAAGATCTCTAGGGTTCTGACCTAGGATCTTACAGGCCTGCATGGCCACGTTGGTAGCCCAGTCTCCCTGGTCCTCCCTCTTAGGTCTCTCCAGGCGAACCTCCGGCAGATCGTCAGGGCTCACCCCCTTCTCCTTAGCCATGTCCATAAGGGACTGACCGATGAGGTCCGTTAAAATTGCTGTGACATCTGCCATCATAAAAAGCTCCTTCTTCTGTAGGTTAGATTTATTTTTTTACCGTTAACGGAATGGACATATCTCTCCATCTCATCCAGGCCCCTAAAACCCTGGAGAGACCGTGACTGAACTGATCGTCGTATCGGGAGCTGAGGGCTATGATCTTGGCCTCCCCCTCTAGAGAGCCTCTCTTTTTGCTGAACCTCAGGCTCTCGGAAAAGCGCAGTTCCCCTTCTCTTCTGTCCGACATGGCGGGGGTAGACATGAGGGAATAGCCCTCCGGCAGGGTCAGTGAGTATTTTTGCTCCATCACGAAGGGGAATAGAAGCTCCTGAGGGGTCCCGACGGAGACCAGATCCTCAACCGCCCCAGGGAGTAAACAGGGAAGCCGAAGGAGCATCCCAGGGCCTCCGGGGATGCCCATGTTTCGTCTGACCGGCAGATCAATCCTGTAGCCGTAGTCCATCGGGGATACCGAGGGATCTCCTGCCCTCCAACGATCGATACCGGGGACGACTTTTTCCAGATCGCTCCAGGTAAGCTGATCGGTGTCGGGGAACAGCTCAAGCCATCCGTTTCTGACCCACAGCTGAAGGACTCCCGCTAAAACACCGCTGGACTCTAGCTCTAGGTTCCAGGAGAAAGTCAATCGATGGTCCTCTACTTTTCCCCTGTCGAGGGAGTAGGTCAGCAACCCTTCCTCAGGGGAACCACCGTAAAGTGTCTTCCCTATGAGGGAGGGTGGAATCTTCCCGGGCTCGACGATCTGACCAGGTACATAGAACCAGTAGTCCGACCCTGGAGGTGCGACCCTCAGGACAGGTACCCTGAGGTTTTCGACCATGAAGGGATCCTGATTTCCTATGGGAAGGGAGGTCCGCCATACCACCTGAGCTCTCCAGCCCAGATCCTCAAGCCAGGACCGAAGGATCAGGGCCCTCTCCCAGTAGGTCCAGGGCCCTTGAGGGGGGATGGACTCCCTGATCGCCCTTTGGCTTCCAGGTATGGCCATCGAGTCCATCGCCCTCATAAGCCGTTTGCCCGCTTTTCCCTTATCTCCCATTCGGCCCAGTCGCTCAAACTCCTGAGGCATAGGAGGTACGTCTATTTTGTTTAACAGGGAAAGCAGCCCCAGGAAAGGGGCTCTCCCAGAGCGAAGGCCGAAGGCCAGGTAGGGCTCTCCCCTCCGAACCATAGAGGCCCTTTTCACCTCAGGGACGTTATAGGTGGTCCAGGTGTAGGTGTTCAGGCCACCGGATCGGTCCATTTTGGGGCTTTCCATTCGGTTGATATCGGTAAACAGCTCGGAGCCTGCGGGAATGGAGACGGAGAAACGGCCCTCCCACACCGGAAGATCCCCTCCAGGATAGATAAGCCCCTCCACCGACATCCTTCGAGGGTAAACCTGACGGAAACGGAGCACCAGAACCGCCTCGTCCTCGTCCCCTAAGGACATAGAGAGCTTTTTATAACCCGACAGGTCTTCCACATCGTAGGGAAGAGAGCGAATCTTTCCGCCGGAAACCGGATCGAACAGACTAGCCTCCAGTATCTCCAGCTCTCCCATAGAGGGAATTGTCAGTACCTTTTCGGGCCAGTTTCTGTCCAGTCTCTGGGTGGTCATGACCACCCAGAGACTGTCTTTCGTCATAGCACCGTCGGACCTGAGGCCGTAGGACTCGTGCCTTTGCCAGACCACTCCATCAGGAGTCCCGTAGGTCTCAAGAGGAGGGGCCTGCTGTACAAGCTGGGGAATGTTGACCTCCTGCCCAGCCATTAAGGTCTGAGCCAGCAACAACATCATTCCGGCTAAAACTGAGACCGCTGATATTTTCTTCATAGGAGATTCCCCCGGTTCAAGAGTTTTTGCCACAGCAGGCTTTATATTTTTTGCCGCTCCCACAGGGACAGGGCTCGTTTCTGCCTATCTTTCGCCCTTCCCTGCGGAAAGGCTCGTGGCGACCGTCTCCAGCATCCGCTCCGGGAACAGGGGAACCTCCAGGGGAGGGAAGGTGGAAATCCCTGCTCTCCCTGACAGGTTGACGCCTTGGAACCCTATTTTCGGAGACCACTGCAACCCTGAACAGAAGCTGGGCGATAGACTCACGAACCTGGGCCATAGACTCCTGGAACAGGGAGTAAGATTCAAACTGATACTCCAGCAGAGGGTCTTTTTGGCCTACCGCCCTGAGCCCTATACCCTGTCTGAGGGCGTCCATAGCGAGAAGATGCTCCTTCCAGCTTCCGTCCAGGACGTGAAGCGAGATAAAGCGGAACAGGTCGGCACAGTTGTCCTCCCCTATCTGCTTGACCCTCAGGAAGTAGCTGGAGCGGAGGTCGGAGAGCACCGCCTCTTTAGCATCCGGTAGGGCATGAAGGTTGTCTATACCCTCGAGAGGTGACTCCACTCCGGGCCAGAAAATAGCCTTAAGTTTAGACGTGGCTCCCGCAGGGTCTAGTTCGCCGTTTTCAGGAAAATGACGATCGATAACGTCCTCGGCTACGCCGCCTACTATCTCCCATCCGTGGTCTATAACCTGCTGGTCCGTGAGGATCCTCTGTCTCTCGTCGTAGACCGCCTCTCTCTGGCGGTTCATGACGTTGTCGTACATGAGGAGCTGGCGACGGATATCGTAGTGAAGCTGCTCTACCTTTTTCTGAGCAGACTCAATAGCTCTGGTTAAAAGAGGGTGTTCTATAGCCTCTCCTTCCTCCAGTCCTAACTTGCCCATTATTCCCTGGATCTTCTCAGAACCGAAGAGCCTCAGAAGATCGTCCTCAAGGGACAGGTAGAACCGGGAACTTCCGGGATCTCCCTGACGGCCGGACCTTCCTCTGAGCTGGTTGTCGATACGGCGAGCCTCGTGTCTCTCGGTGCCGAGGATGCAGAGGCCGCCGAGCTCCAAAACCTTGGCCTTTTCCTGGGCACAGGATTCTCTGTACTTCTTCAAGAGGACCTGATATCTCTCTGGAGCCT
The uncultured Dethiosulfovibrio sp. genome window above contains:
- a CDS encoding septum formation initiator family protein; translation: MVPIRWVLFWAIVGLIMAVLSTALLREWSRVQFLKETLSQSEEEVKSLTRELERAKERLDFYRTPEGKARLAREQFNLVLPGEKIYKISVQSGDLLRDGLP
- the argS gene encoding arginine--tRNA ligase — its product is MADVTAILTDLIGQSLMDMAKEKGVSPDDLPEVRLERPKREDQGDWATNVAMQACKILGQNPRDLATALVDRLRSDSHIKSVEVAGPGFINFFLADRWIATVVSSVLKDGEGYGRCDLGKGRKVQVEFVSANPTGPLHVGHGRGAAVGDIIGNILAFAGWTVEKEYYVNDAGLQMSNLGKSTQSRYFELLGRAAEAPFPEDGYKGDYIYDLARDVIEKEGEALLDKPLEESLPFFTSYSCDVILEGIKKDLDRFGVRFDRWFSEKTLYTDELVQNAVGTLRERGYAYDEGGAVWFRSTDFDDDKDRVLFRSNGVPTYFASDVAYHKNKFDRGFDRAIDVWGADHHGYVPRMRAAIEALGKSADNFTVALIQFVNLLRDGDQVSMSTRSGQFVTLSDVIDEVGVDATRYYFVMRRCDSHLDFDLELAKRESSDNPVFYVQYANARMSSIIRTLEDRGIRFPDHSELNEDHLNSSEEKKLVTRLSMFPEEIEKAASELAPHRLVNYLHDLAGDFHSFYNAHRVLDDDPKRPSRILLVKASQVVLANGLQILGISAPDRM